In Fusarium falciforme chromosome 9, complete sequence, the following are encoded in one genomic region:
- a CDS encoding Magnesium chelatase yields the protein MADDSLLDKVHALSDLELALLLCLISREHCLVSTPSDAIDDLIQELQLVATKTFGLSWVVVDCTPSTTLEDFAAALIIGHQPSSGRSTSPSRNHPDSYFTSRPSSSHPRTPLSPLSPGGGAFSSRIANVILAKNLDRAPQAVQIQALELLRTRRIFTRTSVQTAPKQFVFIPVLEAASGGEARVTAHLNDFLYIAYWHDPEDGFVNLDEADVNDADTASTQSVVKRGPGEEGSSGQPLISENEISHLGTLSQEVKVDIEVTRYQMNIVSFLRMHRAVAGGISPTATKHFGQLMRCLAALHRLDFVTPALVGLAAHKIYLHRIQLTLPEKERSMQWGSKVEAVEALLEDIGPEDVVEDVLGMVTAPL from the exons ATGGCGGATGACAGCCTTCTCGACAAGGTCCACGCCTTGAGTGACCTCGAGCTGGCCCTGCTGCTCTGTCTCATCAGTCGCGAACACTGCCTCGTGAGCACCCCGTCGGATGCCATCGACGACCTCATACAGGAGCTCCAGCTGGTAGCCACAAAGACATTCGGCCTCAGCTGGGTCGTCGTCGACTGTACGCCCTCCACTACGCTCGAAGATTTCGCCGCCGCTCTTATTATCGGCCACCAACCCTCCTCCGGCCGCTCTACCTCGCCCTCGCGCAACCACCCAGACTCGTACTTTACGTCACGGCCATCCTCGTCGCATCCACGCACACCACTTAGTCCACTGTCACCAGGTGGCGGTGCCTTCTCCTCGCGAATAGCCAAcgtcatcctcgccaagaACCTCGACCGAGCGCCCCAAGCAGTCCAGATCCAGGCTCTAGAGCTCCTGCGCACGCGTCGCATCTTTACTCGAACGTCTGTCCAGACGGCTCCGAAGCAGTTTGTCTTTATACCCGTGTTAGAAGCAGCCAGTGGCGGAGAGGCTCGTGTAACAGCGCACCTCAACGACTTTTTGTACATCGCATACTGGCATGATCCAGAAGATGGATTTGTCAACCTCGATGAGGCGGATGTTAATGATGCTGACACGGCATCAACACAAAGTGTAGTGAAAAGGGGGCCAGGTGAAGAAGGCTCCTCTGGTCAACCTCTAATCAGCGAAAAC GAGATCAGCCACTTGGGAACACTGAGCCAAGAGGTCAAGGTTGACATCGAGGTCACCCGCTACCAGATGAACATCGTCTCATTCCTCCGTATGCACCGAGCCGTTGCCGGAGGCATCAGCCCAACGGCCACGAAGCACTTTGGTCAGCTTATGCGCTGCCTAGCTGCCCTGCATCGTCTGGACTTTGTTACTCCCGCACTTGTTGGCCTTGCTGCCCACAAGATTTATCTACATCGTATCCAACTGACGCTCCCTGAAAAGGAGAGAAGTATGCAATGGGGCAGCAAAGTGGAAGCTGTAGAGGCCCTCCTAGAAGACATAGGCCCAGAAGACGTCGTTGAAGATGTGCTAGGCATGGTGACCGCGCCGCTCTGA
- a CDS encoding Cut12 domain-containing protein: MLGWMLRRGEDAPNAVNDGDTTQIDAPDTPAPVFAARAFKSALFGTPARPSDNQATRAAKQKNMKTEAVSQTPPRPQGILLTPGTGTTRRKRVSFGQDVKKTNDLNVIHENETRHRTRLNEALEKASRSAAQEAATRRNQDDTSDDEWEEADDEDCCTHDITIDLNEPHSQSGKYWKEEFEKYHDEAKIEMEKLLKYKQLAKSYAKQKDAEASDLAVKLKEEQQKVIEMEKQIAEGASRIASKRDDRSDDVNSELLSTLTKQTALAVQYRTRVQELEDQLEEFLKDREDDPDSKAGRRRRLATSPRTQKTILETQRELRKARAQVKELGELRDQVSTLRSQLRAAEKRASKAETQTTTVPDTPRESARAQDLRAQLREAKEENKRKDEEIRQLKEEFEAYRKETEAQATDKNGVLERAHSKIAELKKEIRTLKTGEQAPTTRPKSWHVHTEISRLAEENSRRKEESSERAFNQRGHDLERRSFDLTDLQGESIGLKATNPNVPSLRQKFHEDALPKVTQSDVGTTKQSGLGDRPNLGRPRWQPFVPRSPRNRAYLGEELTKRIESGGAASGVPEIDDIAVPDLPALAKSIARSKRNTATDKADDNIDLLQDRFTRLGGPEQSNGAPPATTSKSTLPPERRAAAIARIEQRMAEKKRAQRRKGFDKENVRP; encoded by the exons ATGTTGGGTTGGATGCTGAGACGCGGCGAGGACGCGCCTAACGCTGTCAACGACGGTG ACACTACTCAGATCGATGCGCCCGATACCCCTGCCCCAGTATTTGCTGCAAGAGCTTTCAAGAGCGCCTTGTTTGGAACCCCGGCGCGACCGAGCGACAACCAAGCCACGAGAGCAGCCAAACAAAAGAACATGAAGACGGAAGCAGTCTCTCAGACACCGCCTCGACCCCAGGGCATTCTTTTGACCCCGGGCACGGGAAccacgaggaggaagcgcgTGTCATTTGGACAGGACGTCAAAAAGACCAATGATCTTAATGTGATCCATGAGAACGAGACACGCCATCGCACGCGCCTGAACGAGGCTCTGGAAAAGGCATCGCGATCCGCAGCTCAGGAGGCTGCGACGCGACGAAATCAGGATGACACCTCAGACGACGAGTGGGAAGaagccgacgacgaggattgCTGCACCCACGACATCACGATCGACCTGAACGAGCCGCACTCACAATCCGGGAAGTACTGGAAGGAGGAGTTCGAAAAGTATCACGACGAGGCCAagatcgagatggagaaaTTGCTCAAGTACAAGCAGCTGGCAAAGTCATATGCCAAGCAAAAGGACGCCGAGGCCAGTGACCTTGccgtcaagctcaaggaagAGCAGCAAAAGGTGattgagatggagaagcagatTGCTGAGGGCGCGTCTCGGATCGCATCGAAGCGAGATGATCGATCGGACGATGTTAACTCTGAGCTCCTATCAACTTTGACGAAACAAACCGCTTTGGCAGTGCAGTATCGAACTCGTGTCCAAGAACTCGAGGATCAACTTGAGGAGTTCCTCAAGGACCGAGAAGACGACCCAGATTCAAAGGCCGGCCGCAGGCGTCGACTGGcaacatcaccaagaacCCAAAAGACCATTCTAGAAACACAAAGAGAGTTGAGGAAGGCACGCGCCCAGGTGAAGGAGCTGGGTGAACTTCGCGACCAGGTCTCAACTCTTAGGAGTCAACTCAGAGCAGCAGAAAAGAGAGCCTCAAAGGCTGAGACACAGACAACGACTGTGCCTGACACTCCTCGCGAGAGTGCAAGGGCTCAGGATCTACGCGCCCAGCTTCGTgaggccaaggaagagaaCAAGAGAAAAGACGAAGAGATCCGCCAACTCAAGGAAGAGTTTGAGGCATACCGAAAGGAGACCGAAGCCCAAGCTACGGATAAGAATGGAGTGTTGGAACGCGCCCATTCAAAGATTGCAGAACTCAAGAAGGAGATAAGGACACTGAAGACGGGAGAACAAGCACCTACAACTCGACCAAAGAGCTGGCATGTTCACACGGAGATCAGTCGTCTAGCGGAGGAAAACTCTAGACGAAAGGAGGAATCCTCAGAAAGGGCTTTCAATCAGCGCGGCCATGACCTCGAACGGCGAAGCTTCGACTTGACGGATCTGCAAGGCGAGTCCATTGGGCTCAAGGCGACAAACCCCAACGTCCCTTCATTGCGACAGAAGTTCCACGAAGATGCCCTCCCCAAGGTGACCCAATCAGACGTTGGAACTACGAAGCAATCAGGTCTTGGTGATAGGCCAAATCTTGGCCGACCTAGATGGCAGCCATTCGTGCCGCGATCACCCAGGAACAGGGCTTATCTCGGCGAGGAGCTCACCAAGCGCATCGAGAGTGGAGGTGCCGCGTCCGGAGTCCCCGAAATCGATGACATTGCCGTGCCTGATCTACCCGCCCTCGCCAAGTCGATTGCGCGCTCAAAGCGAAACACGGCAACCGACAAGGCAGATGACAACATTGATCTCCTGCAGGATCGCTTCACGCGTCTAGGAGGGCCAGAGCAGAGCAACGGCGCACCTCCAGCCACCACGTCGAAGAGCACACTACCACCGGAGCGTAGAGCAGCGGCGATTGCGCGAATCGAGCAGAGAAtggcggagaagaagcggGCGCAGAGAAGGAAGGGGTTTGACAAAGAGAATGTTCGACCTTGA
- a CDS encoding Pre-mRNA-splicing factor CWC2: MRDALTHRLPLLGACPCPRIFCSLASFARFSRQRRVAITTIFFSTIRFCAKDIMADAAEQVATAPVADQEDQEMALATINTDVAAPTTKKVVRKVIRKKKRPARVQIDPDTLTSEPPPQTGTIFNIWYNKWSGGDREDKYLSKTHAKGRCNIAKDSGYTKADGLPGSFFCLRFARGICTKGQDCDYLHRLPGTYDHFNPNVDCFGRDKFSDYRDDMGGVGSFMRQNRTVYVGRIHVTDDIEEIVARHFAEWGPIERTRVLNTRGVAFVTYVKEANAEFAKEAMAHQSLDHDEILNVRWATADPNPMAQAREARRIEEQAAEAIRRALPAEFVAEIEGKDPEARKRRKIESSYGLEGYEAPDEVHFARGAQAVNPLGREGFEVEYQEQPMIENGESSETPAQEEQQPQQETGGIFSGSTLAALNKAKVSVASKPKAAASAGPLVAYDSDSDDE; the protein is encoded by the exons ATGCGGGATGCGCTGACTCACCGCCTTCCTCTTTTGGGAGCATGTCCATGCCCCAGAATCTTTTGTAGCCTTGCATCATTTGCCAGGTTCTCGAGGCAACGTCGCGTCGCCATCACAACAATCTTTTTTTCAACGATTCGTTTTTGCGCAAAGGATATCATGGCCGATGCAGCAGAGCAGGTTGCGACGGCGCCGGTCGCCGATCAGGAGGATCAGGAGATGGCGCTGGCGACGATAAATACCGATGTCGCGGCCCCAACTACGAAAAAGGTCGTCAGGAAGGTCAtccgcaagaagaagcgacCTGCGCGAGTCCAAATCGATCCCGACACCCTCACCtcagagcctcctcctcagaccGGTACGATTTTCAACATTTGGTATAACAAGTGGTCGGGCGGCGATAGAGAAGACAAGTACTTGTCCAAGACTCACGCCAAGGGTCGCTGCAACATCGCCAAAGACTCTGGCTACACCAAGGCCGACGGGCTGCCGGGGAGCTTCTTTTGTCTGCGTTTCGCACGTGGTATCTGCACCAAGGGCCAGGATTGCGATTACCTCCACCGACTTCCCGGGACGTATGATCACTTCAACCCCAATGTGGACTGCTTCGGACGCGACAAGTTTTCTGATTACCGAGACGATATGGGTGGCGTTGGAAGTTTTATGAGGCAAAACAGAACTGTCTATGTGGGCAGGATACACGTCACCGATGATATTGAAGAGATTGTGGCTCGGCATTTTGCTGAATGGGGTCCTATCGAGCGCA CCCGTGTTCTCAACACCCGAGGTGTCGCATTCGTAACCtacgtcaaggaggccaatGCCGAATTCGCAAAGGAAGCCATGGCGCATCAATCTCTCGACCACGATGAGATTCTCAACGTTCGATGGGCCACCGCCGACCCCAACCCGATGGCGCAGGCGCGTGAGGCGCGGAGAATCGAGGAACAGGCTGCCGAGGCCATTCGAAGAGCCCTGCCTGCCGAGTTTGTCGCTGAGATCGAAGGCAAAGACCCTGAGGctaggaagaggaggaagatcgAGAGCAGCTATGGCCTTGAAGGATACGAAGCGCCTGACGAAGTGCACTTTGCTCGAGGTGCCCAAGCTGTGAACCCCCTAGGACGGGAAGGGTTTGAGGTGGAATACCAGGAACAGCCCATGATCGAAAACGGTGAGTCCAGCGAGACACCGGCGCAGGAGGAACAACAGCCACAGCAGGAGACGGGAGGCATCTTTTCGGGCAGCACACTTGCAGCTCtaaacaaggccaaggtgtcGGTGGcatccaagcccaaggctgCAGCTTCAGCAGGACCGCTGGTGGCATacgacagcgacagcgatGATGAATAG
- a CDS encoding Ribosome-interacting GTPase 2: MVNITDKIKEIEDEMKRTQKNKATEYHLGLLKGKLARLRAQLLEPGPGAGGGGGSGFDVSKSGDARIALVGFPSVGKSTFLSKVTKTRSEVASYAFTTLTAIPGVLEYGGAEIQLLDLPGIIEGAAEGKGRGRQVISAAKTSDLILMVLDATKKAEQRALLEAELEAVGIRLNREPPNIYLKVKKAGGMKITFQTPPKYLDEKMVFNILRDYKILNCEVLVRDEFATVDDFIDVIMKDHRKYIKCLYVYNKIDSVSLDFLDKLAREDHTVVMSCELDLGIQDVVDRCWKELKLIRIYTKRKGVDPDFSEALIVRSNSTIEDVCDRIHRTLKDTFKYALVWGASARHVPQRVGLGHPVSDEDVVYIVSGWRA; encoded by the exons ATGGTCAACATTAcggacaagatcaagga GattgaggatgagatgaagaggacGCAAA AAAACAAGGCCACTG AATATCATCTGGGTCTATTAAAAGG AAAACTCGCCCGGCTAAGGGCTCAACTCCTGGAACCCGGTCCGGGAGCCGGAGGCGGTGGTGGCTCAGGTTTCGACGTCAGCAAGAGCGGTGATGCGCGAATTGCCCTCGTTGGTTTTCCCTCGGTGGGAAAGTCTACTTTCTTGTCCAAGGTGACCAAGACGAGATCCGAGGTCGCCTCGTACGCCTTCACAACTCTTACAGCCATTCCTGGTGTGCTGGAGTATGGCGGCGCTGAGATCCAGCTTCTCGATCTTCCCGGTATTATTGAGGGTGCCGCCGAGGGAAAGGGTCGAGGACGACAAGTCATCTCGGCTGCCAAGACCAGTGACCTTATTCTCATGGTGCTGGACGCTACCAAGAAAGCGGAGCAGAGGGCCCTGCTCGAGGCTGAACTGGAAGCAGTCGGCATCCGTCTGAATCGGGAGCCTCC CAACATTtacctcaaggtcaagaaagCGGGCGGCATGAAGATCACATTCCAGACTCCCCCCAAGTACCTGGACGAGAAGATGGTCTTCAACATCCTCCGCGACTACAAGATCCTCAACTGCGAGGTCCTGGTGCGTGACGAGTTCGCGACCGTCGACGACTTCATCGACGTCATCATGAAGGACCACCGCAAGTACATCAAGTGCTTGTACGTGTACAACAAGATCGATAGCGTCTCGCTCGATTTCCTCGATAAGCTGGCTCGCGAGGATCACACGGTGGTGATGAGCTGCGAGTTGGACTTGGGCATCCAGGATGTTGTGGACAGGTGCTGGAAGGAGCTCAAGCTGATTCGCATCTACACCAAGCGCAAGGGCGTGGATCCCGACTTTAGCGAGGCTCTGATTGTGCGAAGCAACAGCACCATCGAAGACGTTTGCGATCGTATCCACAGGACGCTGAAGGATACGTTCAAGTATGCGCTGGTTTGGGGTGCTAGTGCGAGACATGTTCCTCAGAGAGTTGGTCTAGGACACCCGGTGTcggatgaggatgttgttTACATTGTCAGCGGCTGGCGAGCGTAG